The DNA sequence TGAAAGGCAAACGAAAAGAAATGATTCGCGAAGAACTGCACGAACAACTTTGCGAAGGTTTTGGTGTTACTGCCATTCATTCCGAATATGGAATGACCGAACTTTTAGGTCAGGCCTATTCTTTAGGTGAAGGTATATTTGAATGTCCGTCTTGGATGAACATTTTAGTTCGTGACCCTGAAGATGCTTTGACCTATGTAAAAGAAGGAAAAACGGGTGGAATAAATGTGATCGATTTAGCCAATATCAATTCCTGTTCTTTTATCGCAACGCAGGATTTGGGCAAAAAATATCCCAACAACTCTTTCGAGGTATTGGGACGTTTTGATAATTCTGATATTCGTGGCTGTAATTTGATGGTACTTTAATTTTCTTCCAGCAAACCAATACTATCTATTCCTTCTTTTCTAAGTAACTCTTTTTCTTTCTTGCCTTTGCTTTCAAGCGATTTATAGACTGCATAACAACCTAATCCTCCTAAAATTGAATAACATATATTATGAGCCGGGCTATCATAATTTCCATTTTCTATAGTCTCAAATCCATCAACAAGTCCCATCACAATCATAAAACTTACTGCGAATATAAAAGACAAACCAAAATAAGACCCTAGTCCTAAAAAGAAATATTTCCATTTATTTTTATTGTACAAAATCGCCAAATTACTGAAAGCTTTCCAAATCCAATAAATAAAAATAAATCCGAACATATATTAATTTAGACAATAACCGTAGTTAAGTTAGTATTCTTATTTTACTCTAATCACAAAATAATTTTTCTTTCCACTCTGCAATAACACAAATTGATTATTGATCAGATCATTTGCCGTTAAAACAAAATCTTCTTTTATTTTCTCTCTGTTTACCGAAATCGAATTTGCTGTTAGCGCACGTCTTGCTTCTCCGTTTGATTTAAAGAAACCTGTTTTTTCATTTAGAACCGTCACAATTTCCAAACCGTTTTCAAGATCTGCTTTTGCAATTTCTGCTTGCGGAACTCCGTCAAAAACTTCTAAGAAAGTAGCTTCATCCAATTGTTTCAAATCTTCTGCAGTCGAGTTTCCAAACAAGATATTCGAAGCTTGAATCGCTTTTTCCAACTCTTCTTTACTGTGCACAAAAATGGTGATTTCTTCAGCCAGTTTCTTTTGTAAAACTCTCAAGTGTGGTGCTGTTTTATGCTCTTCGATTAAGGCATCTATTTCTTCTTTCTCTAAAAAAGTAAAAATTTTAATATACTTTTCAGCATCAACATCAGTGGCATTTACCCAAAATTGGTAGAATTTGTATACTGAAGTTTTATCAGTATCCAACCATACGTTTCCTCCTTCAGATTTTCCGAATTTAGATCCATCTGCTTTTGTAATCAATGGCGTTGTTAAGGCAAAAGCTTTTGCACTTTCTCCTCCCATTCTGCGCACTAATTCTGTACCTGTGGTGATATTACCCCATTGGTCAGAACCTCCCATTTGCAAAAGGCAGTTGTTGTTTTTATATAAATGATAAAAATCGTAACCTTGAATCAATTGATATGTAAACTCTGTAAAAGACATTCCTTCTCCTTCTCCGCTCAATCTCTTTTTTACAGAATCTTTCGCCATCATATAGTTTACGGTGATTCGTTTTCCAACTTCACGCGCAAAATCAATAAACGAAAATTCTTTCATCCAATCGTAGTTATTCACCATTACCGGAGCATTTTTATCTGCCGAATTAAAATCTAAGAAACGAGACAGAACACTTTTAATACCGGCTACGTTTTTAGCCAAAGTCTCTTCGTTTAATAAATTTCTTTCGTCCGATTTTCCAGATGGATCACCAATCATCCCGGTTGCACCTCCTACCAAAGCGATAGGCTGATGACCAAAATTCTTTAAATGAACCAATAAAATAATCTGAACCATACTTCCAATATGAAGTGAATCTGCTGTTGGATCAAAACCAATATACGCTGTTGTTACTTCTTTCAGTAATTGTTCTTCCGTTCCAGGCATACTGTCATGATATAACCCGCGCCATTTTAATTCTTCAACTAGATTTTTCATTTTTAAAATAATTTGTGCAAATATAATTAATTCCGCTAGTAGTGGGATACTATAAAATTTTATATCCGAAAAAGATTTTTCACGAGGCACTTTATCCTAACCTTCAAACTAACCGTACAAAAAACAAACACAAGACTTATAATGAGCCAATTACGAAGAACTTTTTTGGAACGTAAAAAAAATCTTAAAAATTGATATATTTTCAAATTTCATTATCTAATTTTGACAAAAAACCAAGAAACCACTTATGAAAAAACTATTACTGATTACCTTACTACTTTGCTACTCGTTTACAAATGCGCAAATTACGTTCGAAAAAGGATACTTTATATCCAATAACGGAAACAGAACAGAATGTTATATTAAAAATTTAGATTGGAAGAATAACCCAACAGACTTTAAATACAAACTACAACTTACAGATTCCGAATTCCAAACAAGTACTGGTGCGGATACCCAAGAATTTGGTATTGACAATGAAAGTACCTACAAAAAATTCAAAATAAAAATAGACCGTTCAAGCGACGATCCGTTAAAATTAACATCAAACAGAAATCCGGATTGGAGAGAAGAAACGCTATTCTTAAAAACACTTGTAGAAGGCGATGCTACGTTGTATAGTTATACAGAAGACAATATGAACCGATTCTTTTACGCTACTAAAACAATTCCAACGGAACAATTGATTTACGTTAAATACCTAATAACAGAGCAAAGCGAAGGAGCAGAAAAGATAGGCGAAAACAACGAATACAAACAACAGTTATATAAGAATGTTGCCACTCCAACTACAACCGAAAAAAGTCTCTTAAACCTAACATACAAAAAAGCAGACCTTGTTGCTTATTTTTCAAAATACAACAACCTTAATCCTGACTCCGTTAAAAATGAAAATACAAAAAAGACCAAAAGTAAATTCTTCATCAAAATAACACCCGGCGTAAGTTTTGCTTCATTATCATCAACCAATGACGCTGAC is a window from the Flavobacterium cupriresistens genome containing:
- the tyrS gene encoding tyrosine--tRNA ligase, which gives rise to MKNLVEELKWRGLYHDSMPGTEEQLLKEVTTAYIGFDPTADSLHIGSMVQIILLVHLKNFGHQPIALVGGATGMIGDPSGKSDERNLLNEETLAKNVAGIKSVLSRFLDFNSADKNAPVMVNNYDWMKEFSFIDFAREVGKRITVNYMMAKDSVKKRLSGEGEGMSFTEFTYQLIQGYDFYHLYKNNNCLLQMGGSDQWGNITTGTELVRRMGGESAKAFALTTPLITKADGSKFGKSEGGNVWLDTDKTSVYKFYQFWVNATDVDAEKYIKIFTFLEKEEIDALIEEHKTAPHLRVLQKKLAEEITIFVHSKEELEKAIQASNILFGNSTAEDLKQLDEATFLEVFDGVPQAEIAKADLENGLEIVTVLNEKTGFFKSNGEARRALTANSISVNREKIKEDFVLTANDLINNQFVLLQSGKKNYFVIRVK
- a CDS encoding PorT family protein, giving the protein MKKLLLITLLLCYSFTNAQITFEKGYFISNNGNRTECYIKNLDWKNNPTDFKYKLQLTDSEFQTSTGADTQEFGIDNESTYKKFKIKIDRSSDDPLKLTSNRNPDWREETLFLKTLVEGDATLYSYTEDNMNRFFYATKTIPTEQLIYVKYLITEQSEGAEKIGENNEYKQQLYKNVATPTTTEKSLLNLTYKKADLVAYFSKYNNLNPDSVKNENTKKTKSKFFIKITPGVSFASLSSTNDADNQLNAKLDKKAVFRIGAEFEYVLPYNKNKWSVFINPTYQKYQNEKDYGVPSPFITFPNVEYTIKASYSSLQLPIGIRHYMFLNENSKIFINYSYTIDVSSKTDITYTNKTASNASGSFTGDFAKNSALGIGYNFKNKFSAEIRFNTKKELVNYTYHSAKYNAIDFIFAYTIF